The Pseudomonadota bacterium genome includes a region encoding these proteins:
- a CDS encoding crotonase/enoyl-CoA hydratase family protein, whose amino-acid sequence MTESVAYESADRIAVIRIDDGKRNALSPEVLAGLNAALDRAEAEGATVILTGRESVFSAGFDLKVMGRGGARAIGMLRAGYSLTARVLEYPHPVIVACGGHAMAMGVFLLLCADHRIGTRGEFKISANEVAIGMPMPRAAASVLEHRLAPAAYQRAVTLAHHFDVESAHQAGFFDEVADVDGLMPLAQQRAREFAALDDWAHKVSKRQIRRSLTGRIRRQIPLDLLAAIQFSLRASRARRKTLPPAE is encoded by the coding sequence GTGACCGAGTCCGTCGCCTACGAGTCCGCAGACCGCATCGCGGTCATCCGCATCGACGACGGCAAGCGCAACGCGCTCTCGCCAGAGGTGCTCGCCGGCCTCAACGCCGCTCTCGACCGCGCCGAGGCCGAGGGTGCCACGGTGATTCTGACAGGCCGTGAGTCCGTGTTCTCCGCAGGCTTCGATCTGAAAGTCATGGGGCGAGGGGGCGCGCGAGCGATCGGCATGCTGCGCGCGGGGTACTCGCTCACTGCGCGCGTGCTCGAGTACCCCCATCCGGTGATCGTTGCCTGCGGCGGGCATGCGATGGCTATGGGCGTATTCCTGTTGCTGTGTGCCGACCATAGGATCGGCACGCGCGGGGAATTCAAGATCTCCGCCAATGAAGTGGCCATTGGCATGCCGATGCCCCGCGCTGCCGCCAGCGTGCTCGAGCACCGGTTAGCGCCTGCCGCCTATCAGCGGGCGGTGACCTTGGCACACCACTTTGACGTCGAATCCGCCCACCAGGCTGGGTTCTTCGATGAGGTGGCGGATGTCGACGGCTTGATGCCCCTTGCGCAGCAGCGGGCGCGAGAGTTCGCGGCGCTGGATGATTGGGCACACAAGGTGTCCAAGCGCCAGATACGAAGATCGCTCACCGGGCGTATACGCCGCCAGATTCCCCTCGACCTGCTGGCGGCGATCCAGTTCTCCCTGCGGGCGAGTCGCGCCCGGCGCAAGACGCTCCCGCCTGCGGAGTAG